The Flexivirga aerilata sequence CGACCAGCCCGGCAGGTCACGCAACTGTCGCTCGATCTCCTCGTCGGTCAGCAAGCGGCTCATGAGGAGAGAGTGACCCTCGCCGGGCCCGCTGTCCACGAAGGCGAGGCTTGCCGCACCGACTCCTCGCGGCGCGTGTGCGAGGCTGACGGTCGTGACCAGACGTGCCGTGGTCGGCGCAGCGATCGTCGACGACCTCCGCCGGCCGACCCGGCTGCTCGCCGCGCAGCGCGCCGAGCCATCGTCGCTCGCCGGTGGGTGGGAGCTGCCCGGTGGCAAGGTCGAACCCGGCGAAGGGCCGATCGACGCGCTGCACCGGGAGGTGCAGGAGGAGCTCGACGTGCGGGTGCGGCTCGGCGACCAGGTGCCCGGTCCACTCACCGCGGCCGGTGCCGCGTGGCCGCTCGGAGCGTCATACGCGATGCAGGTGTGGTGGGCCGAAATCATCGACGGCACACCGGAGTTCGGCCCCGAGCATCAGGCGATCCGCTGGCTCACGCCCGATGAGCTGTATGACGTGGCGTGGCTCACCGACGACCTGCCGATCGTGCAACGGCTGGAGGCCGCGTTCCGGTGCACGGGATGACGCTCAGGCGCTGAGGTAGGCGAGCACCGCCAGCACGCGGCGGTTGTCGTCGGCGGAGACCGGCAGGTCGAGCTTGGTGAAGATCGCGTTGGTGTGCTTGCTGATCGCCTTCTCGGTGACGAAGAGGGCAGCCGCGATCGCGGCGTTCGAGCGCCCCTCCGCCATGAGCCCGAGGACCTCGCGCTCGCGCTCGGTGAGCCGGTCGACCGGGCTGCCCTCGGTGCGGCGGGCCAGCAGGTTGCGCACGACATCCGGGTCGAGCACGGTGCCTCCCCCGGCGACCTGGCGCACCGCGCTGACGAAGGCGCCGACGTCGGAGACGCGGTCCTTCAGCAGGTAACCGACGCCGCCGTCGCCGTCCTCGAGCAGCTCTCGGGCATAAAGCTGTTCGACATATTGCGAGAGGACGACGACCGGCAGTCCGGGCCGCTCGCGACGCGCCTCGATCGCCACGCGCAGGCCCTCGTCGGTCAGCGTCGGGGGCATGCGCACGTCGACGACCGCCACGTCGGGCCGCTCCTCACGCAGAGCGCGAGTCAGCGACGGCGCGTTGTCCACCGAGGCGACCACCTCGATCTGGTGGGCGCGCAGGATGCGCTCCAGCCCGTCGCGCAACAGCGCGTGATCCTCGCCGATCACCGCACGCACGGCACCTCCAGGTTGACGATGGTCGGGCCGCCGACCGGACTCGACACCGACATCGTGCCGTCGAAGACCGCCAGGCGCGAGGCGACGCCCCGCAGCCCGCTGCCCTCCGGCGCAGCACCGCCCACACCGTTGTCGCCGATCTCGATGTGCAGCAACCCGTTTCGCGGGTGCATGGTGACCCAGGCGGCGCTCGCGCGGGAGTGCTTGCCGATGTTGGCCAGGCACTCGGCGACGCTGAAATAGACCGCCGACTCCGTCGGCGCCGGCAGCGGGGGCGCCTCCAGCTGCAGCTCGAAGTCGACCGGCAGATCGACGGCGAGGGCCCGGATGGCGTCGACCACCCCTCGGTCGGCGAGCACCGGCGGGTGGATGCCTCGCACCACCGAGCGGATGTCCTGCAGCGCGTCCCCCGCGTTGTCGCGGGCCTCGAGCAGGAGCTGCCGGGCGCCCTCGGGGTCGCCGTCGACGAGCTCCGCGGCGAGGCCGAGGTTCATGCCGAGCGCGACCAGCCGGGCCTGCGCGCCGTCGTGCAGGTCACGCTCGATGCGGCGCAGCTCCGCCGCGGCGGCGTCCGCACCCCGGGCGCGCGAGATCGTCACTTCGTCCACCCGGCGTTGCAGGCGGACCTGGCGGGAGGGGCCGAGCAGGTAGCTGTCGACGCCGAATCGCCAGCGTGCCAGGGGTTTTGCGGCATACCACCAGAGAACGGAGCTGACCACGACGTTGACCGCGGTGAAGAGCAGCGCCTGGCCGGTGGTGTGGATGTGGAGCACCCCGAACGGCGTGCCGAAGACGTCCGGCATGCCGAGCCAGAGGAAGAACCACACGATCGACCAGAGCGGGTAGATCAGCAGGCTGAGGCTGAGCATCGACAGGAAGTGTCCGATGCTCACCGAGTAGAGCCCCCAGAGCAGGTCGCGCCACCGGGTCGGGTCGGTCGCCCAGCGCCGCACCCGCGCGACCGGGCGCAGCCCCTTGGCGTCGGCGTATTCCTGCACGACCGGCTCCCGCAGCACCACACGCGCGAGTGCACGTTGGCCGCTCGCGACGAGTTGGAGGGCAGGGACGGTCGCGAGCAACAGCACGATCCCGATGCCGATCGGGGCGGCGACGATGCCGACGACCGTCAGCGCGCAGAAGAGGAGCGTCGGCACCGAGAGCAGGATCGACACCCAGTGCGCGAGCACGATCAGGGGGCGGCCGGCGATGTGGTTCACGCTGCCATCCTTCCCGACATCGTGCGCCGAGTCCGGCGGGCAAGGCCCACGTCGATGGTGGGGTTAAGCCCACCATCGATCGGGGTGCTCACGACACTGACATCGCCAGTCGTCTGCCGAAGTCTGGTCGGTGCCGGCGGATCCGCCGGCGACCATCCGACCTCGAGGGAGGGACCAGGCGTGAAAAGGTCTGGTATCACACTGAATATCGCACGATGGAGCGTGCGGCACCCCTGGCGGTCGCTCGGGGTGTGGATGCTGCTCGTCGTGGCAGCCGTCGCCCTGGGCGCCGGCATCTCGATGAAAACGACCACCGACGCCGACTACCGCACCGGGCAGTCGGGCACCGCCGCCCGCTGGATCGACGAAGCCGGGCTGCGCGCGCCGGACAGCGAATACGTCGTCGTCACCGACGCCGCCGGCGGCCCGGTGACCGGCGCGGCCCGCTCGGCCGCCGACGCCCTGGGCGCGCGGCTCGCCCGCGACCCCCACGTGCGCGCGGTGGCGCCGCCGGTCGTCGCACCGGACCGCACGTCGGTCCTCGTCGCGGCAACCATGAAGCAGGTCGCCGACGACGCCACACCGGACATCTCGGGTCTCGAGAAGGCCGTCACGCAGGCACAGGAACGCGCGCCGGGCCTGCGCTTCGTGCAGACCGGCGACACCTCGCTCAACACGGCGATCAACGACCGGGTCGCCGGCGACCTCGGTGCGGCCGAGACGATCAGCCTGCCGATCACGCTGGCGCTGATGCTGCTGGTCTTCGCCGCCCTCATCGCGGCCGGCATCCCGGTGCTCCTCGCGATCACCAGCGTCTTCGCCACGATGGGGCTGATGGGGCCGATCTCGCTGATCGTGCCGATGGAGCCCACGGTCACCAGCATGATCCTGCTGATCGGCATGGCGGTCGGCGTCGACTACTCGCTGTTCTACCTCAAGCGGGAGCGCCAGGAGCGCCAGCGCGGGCGCGGCACCATCGACGCCGTCGAGATCGCGGCGGCCACCTCGGGTCACTCGATCGTGGTCTCCGGCTTCGCGGTCGCGGTGAGCATGGTCGGCCTGTATGTCGTCGGCGACGCCACCTTCAACTCACTCGCCACCGGCGCGCTCCTCGTGGTCGTGATCGCGGTCTTCGGGTCGCTCACGGTGTTGCCGGCACTCCTCTCGCTGCTCGGTCACACGGTCGATCGACCGCGAATCCCTTTGCTGTGGCGCGTTTCGGCCCGCATGCAGCCGGGCGCGATCAGCCGGAGGCTGCTCGGTCCGGCGATGCGCCGGCCGGTCGTCGCGCTGGTGGCCGGCGTTGTCGTGCTGGTGGGTCTCGCCGCCCCGGCGGTGGGCATGAAGCTGCAGACGAGCAGCCTCGAATCGCTGCCGCAGGACCTGCCCGCGGTCCAGGCGATGCAGCAGATCAGCAGGAGCTACCCGGGCGACGGGCCCACCGCAGAGGTCGTGCTGCGCGGCGACGACGCGGCCGCCTTGCGCCAGAGGGCCAAAGTCGTTGAGGGCAAGGCGGTTTCGACCGGTCACTGGAAGCGGGTCGCGGACGCGACACGGCAGTCCGCGGACGGCCGGACCCTCGTGCTCACCCTCGGCAGCACGGCGGCCGAGGGCTCCTTCGCCGCGGGTGACGCCGTGCAGCAGTTGCGGTCCGACGTGCTGCCCCGCGCCATACCTGACCGGGAGTGGGCGGTCGGCGGCGGCGTGGCGAGCAGCTACGACCAGATGGAGCAGCAGTCCGCGGGCCTGCCGAGAGTGCTGGTCTTCGTGCTCGGGCTGACGCTGGTGATGATGGCGGTGACCTTCCGCAGCGTGCTGATCGCGCTGCTCACCACCGCACTCAACCTGCTCTCGCTCGGTGCGGCCTTCGGCGTGATCACGCTTGTCTTCCAACATGATTGGGCGCAGTCGCTGCTGCACTTCAACTCCACCGGGGGCATCATCTCGTGGATCCCCATCTTCCTCTTCGTGGTGCTGATGGGACTGTCGATGGACTACCACGTCTTCGTGCTGAGCAGGGTGCGTGAACATGTCAGGGCGGGCATCCCGCCTCGGCTCGCGGTCCGTCAGGGCGTGCAGGAGACTGCCGGGGTGGTGACCAGCGCCGCGGTGGTGATGATCTCCGTCTTCGCGCTCTTCGCCACGCTGTCGATGATCGAGATGAAGGAGATGGGCGTCGGCCTGTCCGTCGCGATCGCCCTGGATGCGACCGTGGTCCGGCTGATCGTGCTGCCGTCGGCGCTCGCGCTGCTCGGACGCACCGCCTGGTGGCCGGCCCGCTCGACGCCCACCGCGGAGCAGCACCAGGTGACGCCGGCGCCGCCCCCGCTGACGCCCACCCGCTGACGCCCACCCGCTGACGCCCGCCCGCCACCACCCCCACCTGACCGAGAGGCCCACACACGGAACGAGGGGCACAAGAAATCAGCCAGACTTCTTGTGCCCCTCGGGGCGTAGGTGTGCCTCTCGGTGGGGTGCCCGCCGTACCGCCGGACGGTCAGACGCCGGGCGGTCGCGCGTCCGGGTAGGGATCGGCCCCGGGCGCCCCGTCCTCGATGACATCGGGACGGGGCTGGTCGGCGTCGGGGTCGACGGCGGTCGGTGCGACGCTGTGCGGCTGGAGTTCGCCCGAGGCGATCTGCTCGGCGAAGTGACAGGCCACCCGGTGGCTCGCCGGCACGCCCTCGATGCGCACCTCGCGCAACTCGGGCCGGTCGGTGTCGCACCGGGTGTCCTGACGCCACGGGCACCGGGTGTGGAAGCGGCACCCGCTCGGCGGCGCCGCGGGGGAGGGGAGATCGCCCGCCAGGATGATGCGCTCGCGCCGGTCCTCGACCTGCGGGTCGGGGATCGGCACGGCCGACATCAGCGCCCGCGTGTAGGGGTGCAGCGGGATCGCGTAGAGGTCGTCCGCGTCGGCCTCCTCCACCAGTGCGCCGAGATACATCACGCCCACCCGGTCGCTGATGTGGCGTACGACGGCCAGGTCGTGCGCGATCACCAGGTAGGTGAGACCGAACTGCTCCTGCACGTCCTCCAGCAGGTTGATCACCTGGGCCTGCACCGAGACGTCGAGTGCACTCACCGGCTCGTCGGCGACGATCAGTTGCGGATCGACCGACAGCGCGCGGGCGATGCCGATGCGCTGCCGCTGGCCGCCGGAGAACTCGTGCGGATACTTCTTCAACGCCGCCTCGGGAAGGCCTACGGCAGCGAGCAGTTCGCGCAGGCGGGCGTGCGCGGCCGCCTTGTCCTTGGTCAGGCCGTGCGCCCGCATCCCCTCCAGCAGCAGGGCCTCCACGGTCTGCCGGGGGTCCAGGCTCGACAGCGGGTCCTGGAAGACCATCTGCATGTTGCGCCGTTGCTTGCGCAGGGTCTCGCCCTTAAGGCTGGACAGGTCGGTGCCGTCGAAGGTGACCGCGCCCGCAGTCGGCTCCTCGAGCCGCAGGAGAGCGCGTCCGAATGTCGACTTGCCGCAACCGGATTCGCCGACCAGGCCGTAGGTCTCGCCGCGGTTGATCTGCAGCGACATGCCGTCGACGGCATAGACGTAACCGACCGTGCGGTCGAAGACCACACCGCGCTTGATCGGGAAGTGCACCTTGACGTCCTGCGCGTCGAGCAGCACGTCGGCGCGGTCTCCGGTGGTCTTCTTGTCGAGGATCGACGTCTGTTCACTCATGACTGGGGGTCCGTTCCGGGGAGGATCGGGTGATGGCAGCGCAGCGTGTGCCCGGGTGTGCCAGTCGGGTCCTGCTCGAGCACCGGTGACTGGTCGCGGCAGATCTCCGTCGCTTGCGTGCAGCGCGGCGCGAACGCGCAACCGGCGGTCCACGGGATGTTGTCCGCCACCGACCCGGGTATGGCGTGCAGCGCCCCCTCACGCGAACCGTCCAGCCGAGGGATCGACCCCAGCAGGCCGTGCGTGTAGGGATGCTCCGGGTGGGCGAAAATCTCGTGGCGAGAAGCACTTTCGACGATGCGCCCGGCATACATGACGTTGACCTCGTCACACAGTCCGGCGACGACGCCGAGGTCGTGGGTGATCATGATCAGCGACGTGCCGGAGTCGACCACGAGCTCGCGCAGCACCTCCAGGATCTGCGCCTGGATGGTGACGTCCAGTGCTGTCGTCGGTTCGTCGGCGATGAGCAGCCGCGGCTTGCAGGCCAGCGCCATCGCGATCAGCGCGCGCTGCCGCATGCCGCCGGAGAGCTGGTGCGGATATTCCTTCAGCCGCCGGGCCGGGTCGGGGATGCCGACCCGGTCGAGCAGGATGCGCGACTCCTGCATCGCCTGAGCCTTCTTCAGCCCCTGGTGCCGTTGCATGACCTCGGCGACCTGCACGCCGATCGGCACGACGGGGTTCAGCGACGACAGCGGGTCCTGGAAGATCATCGCGATGTCCCGGCCGCGCCGGTCGCTCAGTTCGCGCTGGTCGAGGGTGAGCAGGTCGGTCCCGTCGAACGTCGCGGAGCCGGCGACCTTGTTGCCGCGCGCCGGCAGCAGACCCATGATCGCGAGCGAGGTGACCGACTTGCCACAGCCGGATTCGCCCACCAGGCCTATGGTTTGGCCCGGTTTGACGTCGAACGAGACACCATCGACCGCCCGGAACGTCGGCCGGCCCTTGCCGCCGAACTCGACGACCAGGTCGCGCACGGAGAGCAGGGAGTCACCCCCCACCTCCGGTTCGTATGCCGCAGCAGTCATCGCGCGGGTCACCTCCGGCTCTTGGGATCGAGGGCCTCACGCAGCGACTCACCCATCAGTGTGAAGCCGAACGCGACGACGACGATGCAGGCGGCCGGCCAGAAGGCCAGTCGCGGTGCGACGTCGAAGTAGTCCTGCGCCTTGCCGAGCATCTGGCCCCATTCCGGTGAGGAGTCGTCGGGGTTGCCGAGCCCGAGGAAGCTCAGCGCGGCGGCGTCGATGATCGACGTCGCCAGCACCAGGGTGGCCTGCACGAGCACCGGCCCCAGCGAGTTGGGCAGCATGTGCCGGAAGGTGATCGGCCCGCGCTTCACCCCGAGGGCGCGAGCCGCGAGCACGTGGTCGCTCGCCCGCTGGGCGAGCATCGAGCCGCGCAGCAGCCGGGCGAAGATCGGCACCTGCACGACGCTGATCGCGACGATCAGGGTCCACTGCGACGGCCGGCCGAAGAGAGTCGCGACCGAGATCGCGAGCAGCAGCGACGGCAGCGAGAGCATCACGTCCACCAGTCGCATGACGACGGTGTCGACCCAGCCGCCGAACGCGCCCGCGAGCGTGCCGAGCACGATGCCGCCGGCGAGGCCGGCGAGCGTCGCGCAGACGCCGACGATCAGCGTCTGGCGCGAGCCGAGGATCAGCCGGGACAGCAGGTCGCGCCCGGTCTGACCGTCCGCCCCGAGCGGGAAGCCGTCCTGCCCGCCCGGCACCGGGTCGTCCGGGGTGACCTGGCTCAGCAGGTAGCCGGTGTGCCCGTTGTGCGGGGCGAGCAGCGGGGCGAAGATCGCGATCAGCACGAACAGCACGGTCACGGTGAGACCGATCAGGAAGACCGGGTTGCGCCGCAACCGGCGCCAGGCGCTCGCGATCAGGCTGACGCCGCCGGTGTCGGCGACCTTGCCGGCGTCCGGCACGTCGGCCGAGACGCCCGCGGCCTGCTGCGCGAGCGCGTCGATGCGGTCCTTCTTGCGTTGCATGGGGTTCATCGCGCTCACCTCGTCCGAACGCGGGGGTCGATGACGGCATACGCAAGGTCGACCAGCAGGTTGACGATCACATATCCGAGGGCGGCCATGAGGATCAGCACTTGCAGCACCGGGTAGTCGCGGGTGGTGAACGCGGTGGCGAGGGCGTCACCGAGGCCGGGGAAGGCGAACACCGTCTCGGTGAGCACGGCGCCGGTGAGCAGGCCGCCGACCTGCAGGCCGATCGTGGTGACGACTGGGAGCATGGCGTTGCGCAGCACGTGGCGGCCGCGAATCACTCTGCGGGACAAGCCTTTTGCCTCTGCAGTGCGCACATAGTCCTCATTGAGCACGTCGAGCACGGACGCGCGGGTGATGCGGAAGATGATCGCGAACGGGATCGTCGCCAGCGCGATCGCGGGCAGGATGAGGTGCTTGATCGCATCCCACGAGGCGTCGAACTCGCGAGTCAGCAACCCGTCGAGCACGTAGAAGTTGGTCACCCGCGTCGCGTTGAGGTCGGGGCTCTGCCGGCCCGTCGGCGGCAGCAGGTGCCACTCGATCGAGAAGAAGTACTTCAGCACGAAACCGAGGAAGAAGACCGGCACGGCGACGCCGATCAGCGACAGCACCACCGACCCCGTGTCGAGCAGCCCGCCGTGCCGCTTGGCGGCGAAGTAGCCGAGGGGGATCGCGGTGGCCAGCGCGATGATGATCGCGAACACCGACAGCTCGACGGTCGCGGGAAGCCGCTGCCAGAAGAGGCTGAACGCGTCGGTGCCGGACTGCACCCCGGTCGAGGTGCCGAAGTTGCCGTGGATCGCGTTGTCCACGAAGCGCAGATATTGCACCGGGATCGGGTCGTCGAGGCCGAGCGTCTTGCGCATGGCGGCACGGTTCTCGGGGGTGGCCCGCTCGCCGAGCATCGCGTCGACGGGGCCGCCGGGCAGCGAGCGCAGCCAGGCGAAGAGGAGCAGCGACAGGACGAACAGGACCAGCACGGCCTGCAAGAGTCGCCGCAGGATGTAGCGCAGCACGAAGGGTGGCTCCTACCTGGAAGAGGACCGGCCGTCGGTGCCGCGGCGAGCGCCGCGACACCGGCGGGTGGCGGTCAGGCGACTACTTGTCGACCTTGGCGGTCCACAGGTGCTCGTCGGTGAGCGGGCTCGGCGTCACGCCGCTCACCTTCTTGGAGAAGACGATCGCCGGCGGGGAGCTCGAGATCGGCAGGCCCGGCAGGTACTGCTCCATGACCTGCTTGTTGATCGTCTCGTACTTCGCCGCCCGCGCGGACTCGTCCACGATGGAGTCTGCGTCGGAGAGGTCCTTCACGAACGTCGCGCCCCACGGGTAGGCGCCCACGGTCATCTGACCCTTCGGGTCGGAGAAGAAGCTGCCGAGGAAGTTGTCCGGGGTGTCGTAGTCACCGGTCCAACCCATCAGGTATGCCGAGGCCTTGCCGTTCTGGGTCTGGGTGACGTAACCGCCGGCCCACGGCAGCGGCTTCGGGGTGACCTTGATGCCGACCGCTTCCCAGTTGGCCTTGATCGCGTTGAAGATCTTGTCGGGCGCCGGCATGTAGGGGCGGCTGACCTCGGTCGGATACCAGAGGGTGATCGACATACCGGACTTGCCCGCCTCGGACAGCAGCTGCTTGGCCTTGGCCGGGTCGTACTTGTAGGGCTGCAGCGAATCGTTATAGCCCGCAACGGTCTTCGGCATGAACTGGGTCGCGACGCTGGCACCGGACGGCAGCAGCGACTTCACCAGCTGGTCGCGGTTGATCGCGTAGTAGAGCGCCTGGCGGACCTTGAGGTCCTTCAGGTTGGGGTCGACCTTGGAGTTCAGGCCCAGGTAGAGGATGTTGAACGCCGGGCGGATCTCGAGGTTGTCGTCCTTCTTCAGCGCCGGCCAGTCGACCGGGTTCGGCAGGTCGTAACCGTCGATGGTGCCCGCGGACAGCGCCTGCTTGCGGGCGGTCTCGTCCGGGATGATCTGGAAGACGAGCTTGGCGATCGTCGGCTTCTCGTCGCCGGCGTAGTCGTCGTTGCGCACCAGGGTGACGGTCTTGTTGGTCTTGTCGTAGGCCTGGAACTTCATCGGGCCGGTGCCGACCGGGTGGGCGTTGGCGTATGCGGGGTAGACGAAGCCCTCGCCCTGCGCCTTGATGTCGTTGGCCTTGTACTTGTCGAGCGCGGTGGGCGACTGCATCGAGAACGCCGGAAGGCCCAGCAGGGCAGGGAATTTCGAGGTCGGCCGGGCGATCTTGATCTCGACGGTCGAGGCGTCCTTGGCGGTGCAGCCCTGGTAGAGCTCGCCCTTGGCGCCGTTGTAGCCGCCCATGTTGGTCAGCCAATACTCCGATGCCTGCTGGCCGGCGGCGTTCTGGCTGTCCATGCGCTTGAAGTTCTTGCAGACGGCGTCGGCGTTGAACGGCGTGCCGTCGTGGAATTTCACGCCGGTCTTCAGCTTGAAGGTCCAGGTCTTGCCGTCACTGGACGGGGTCCAGCTGGTGGCGAGGGCAGGTGCGACCTCGGCGGTGCCCGGCTTGAACCCGGTCAGGCCCTGGAACATCTGCCGGCTGACCCGGAAGGTCTCGCCGTCGCTGGCGTAGAAGGGGTCGAGCGTGCCGGGTGCTCCCGCAGCGCCGAAGTTCAGCGTGGCGTTGGTGTTGCCTTTCGCGCCTCCCGACGCGTTGCTGTCGCTGCGCTTGGAACTGGCGCAGGCGCTGAGGGTGAGCGCCGAAGCGGCGACCAGCGCAACCGCAGCCGCGGGTTTGGTGACGGCCATGGGGGTGACCTTTCGGGCCGGGAACAAATGTCGTGCGATGTTACCCAGCTCACAGGCCCTGCACGGCTGGTTGCCGGTTTACCTTGATCATCTCGAGATCATCTGGCTGACCTCGGAGGCTCGACACCCCGGCGTGCGGCGTATGGCGCGTCAGCGCGGCGGCTGCGGCCGGCGGAGCAGTGTCGGCAGGAACGCCGCCCCGGGCTCCGCGCCCCCGGCGACGTCGCCGGGGTTGGAGATCGAGCACCGCTGCAGGGAGAGGCAGCCGCAGCCGATGCACGAGTCGAGTCCGTCGCGCAGCTTCTCCAGCGCCGTGATCTGCTCGTCCAGCCGGCCGCGCCAGTGCCCGGTGATCCGCTGCCAGTCGGCCTTGGTCGGGGTGCGGCCGCCGGGCAGCATGTCGAGCTCGGTGCGGATCTCCTCCAGGGTGAGGCCGACGTTGGACGCCGCGCGGATGAAGGCCAGCCGGCGCAGCACACTGCGCTCGAAGCGCCGCTGGCCGCCCGGGTTGCGCTCGGCCGAGATCAGCCCCTGCGCCTCGTAGTAGCGCAGCGCCGACGCCGCGAAGCCGCTGCGCTCCGCGACGGCGCCGACGGTGAGCGAGTCGTGCTTGTCCATTGCGGTTCCTCTGCCGTTCCTCTGCGATTTCTCTGTGAATCACCGAAATTCAGGTCTTGACTTCAAGTTAACTGCAACTTGAAGGATGCCTACATCATCTTCGTCGAGGCAAGGAAACGCAATGGCTGACAACAAGGTCGCACTCGTCACGGGTGGCTCCTCGGGGCTCGGTCTCGAGCTCGTGCGGGCCCTCAGCGGGGACGGCTGGCACGTCATCACCGACGCCCGCCACGCCCAGCAGCTGTATGACGCCACCCGCGGTCTGCACGGTGTCGAGGTGGTGCCGGGAGACGTCACCGACGCGGCACACAAGGCCTCGCTGCTCGGTG is a genomic window containing:
- a CDS encoding NUDIX domain-containing protein produces the protein MTRRAVVGAAIVDDLRRPTRLLAAQRAEPSSLAGGWELPGGKVEPGEGPIDALHREVQEELDVRVRLGDQVPGPLTAAGAAWPLGASYAMQVWWAEIIDGTPEFGPEHQAIRWLTPDELYDVAWLTDDLPIVQRLEAAFRCTG
- a CDS encoding response regulator, with amino-acid sequence MRAVIGEDHALLRDGLERILRAHQIEVVASVDNAPSLTRALREERPDVAVVDVRMPPTLTDEGLRVAIEARRERPGLPVVVLSQYVEQLYARELLEDGDGGVGYLLKDRVSDVGAFVSAVRQVAGGGTVLDPDVVRNLLARRTEGSPVDRLTEREREVLGLMAEGRSNAAIAAALFVTEKAISKHTNAIFTKLDLPVSADDNRRVLAVLAYLSA
- a CDS encoding histidine kinase — protein: MNHIAGRPLIVLAHWVSILLSVPTLLFCALTVVGIVAAPIGIGIVLLLATVPALQLVASGQRALARVVLREPVVQEYADAKGLRPVARVRRWATDPTRWRDLLWGLYSVSIGHFLSMLSLSLLIYPLWSIVWFFLWLGMPDVFGTPFGVLHIHTTGQALLFTAVNVVVSSVLWWYAAKPLARWRFGVDSYLLGPSRQVRLQRRVDEVTISRARGADAAAAELRRIERDLHDGAQARLVALGMNLGLAAELVDGDPEGARQLLLEARDNAGDALQDIRSVVRGIHPPVLADRGVVDAIRALAVDLPVDFELQLEAPPLPAPTESAVYFSVAECLANIGKHSRASAAWVTMHPRNGLLHIEIGDNGVGGAAPEGSGLRGVASRLAVFDGTMSVSSPVGGPTIVNLEVPCVR
- a CDS encoding MMPL family transporter, which gives rise to MRHPWRSLGVWMLLVVAAVALGAGISMKTTTDADYRTGQSGTAARWIDEAGLRAPDSEYVVVTDAAGGPVTGAARSAADALGARLARDPHVRAVAPPVVAPDRTSVLVAATMKQVADDATPDISGLEKAVTQAQERAPGLRFVQTGDTSLNTAINDRVAGDLGAAETISLPITLALMLLVFAALIAAGIPVLLAITSVFATMGLMGPISLIVPMEPTVTSMILLIGMAVGVDYSLFYLKRERQERQRGRGTIDAVEIAAATSGHSIVVSGFAVAVSMVGLYVVGDATFNSLATGALLVVVIAVFGSLTVLPALLSLLGHTVDRPRIPLLWRVSARMQPGAISRRLLGPAMRRPVVALVAGVVVLVGLAAPAVGMKLQTSSLESLPQDLPAVQAMQQISRSYPGDGPTAEVVLRGDDAAALRQRAKVVEGKAVSTGHWKRVADATRQSADGRTLVLTLGSTAAEGSFAAGDAVQQLRSDVLPRAIPDREWAVGGGVASSYDQMEQQSAGLPRVLVFVLGLTLVMMAVTFRSVLIALLTTALNLLSLGAAFGVITLVFQHDWAQSLLHFNSTGGIISWIPIFLFVVLMGLSMDYHVFVLSRVREHVRAGIPPRLAVRQGVQETAGVVTSAAVVMISVFALFATLSMIEMKEMGVGLSVAIALDATVVRLIVLPSALALLGRTAWWPARSTPTAEQHQVTPAPPPLTPTR
- a CDS encoding ABC transporter ATP-binding protein translates to MSEQTSILDKKTTGDRADVLLDAQDVKVHFPIKRGVVFDRTVGYVYAVDGMSLQINRGETYGLVGESGCGKSTFGRALLRLEEPTAGAVTFDGTDLSSLKGETLRKQRRNMQMVFQDPLSSLDPRQTVEALLLEGMRAHGLTKDKAAAHARLRELLAAVGLPEAALKKYPHEFSGGQRQRIGIARALSVDPQLIVADEPVSALDVSVQAQVINLLEDVQEQFGLTYLVIAHDLAVVRHISDRVGVMYLGALVEEADADDLYAIPLHPYTRALMSAVPIPDPQVEDRRERIILAGDLPSPAAPPSGCRFHTRCPWRQDTRCDTDRPELREVRIEGVPASHRVACHFAEQIASGELQPHSVAPTAVDPDADQPRPDVIEDGAPGADPYPDARPPGV
- a CDS encoding ABC transporter ATP-binding protein; the protein is MTAAAYEPEVGGDSLLSVRDLVVEFGGKGRPTFRAVDGVSFDVKPGQTIGLVGESGCGKSVTSLAIMGLLPARGNKVAGSATFDGTDLLTLDQRELSDRRGRDIAMIFQDPLSSLNPVVPIGVQVAEVMQRHQGLKKAQAMQESRILLDRVGIPDPARRLKEYPHQLSGGMRQRALIAMALACKPRLLIADEPTTALDVTIQAQILEVLRELVVDSGTSLIMITHDLGVVAGLCDEVNVMYAGRIVESASRHEIFAHPEHPYTHGLLGSIPRLDGSREGALHAIPGSVADNIPWTAGCAFAPRCTQATEICRDQSPVLEQDPTGTPGHTLRCHHPILPGTDPQS
- a CDS encoding ABC transporter permease; protein product: MNPMQRKKDRIDALAQQAAGVSADVPDAGKVADTGGVSLIASAWRRLRRNPVFLIGLTVTVLFVLIAIFAPLLAPHNGHTGYLLSQVTPDDPVPGGQDGFPLGADGQTGRDLLSRLILGSRQTLIVGVCATLAGLAGGIVLGTLAGAFGGWVDTVVMRLVDVMLSLPSLLLAISVATLFGRPSQWTLIVAISVVQVPIFARLLRGSMLAQRASDHVLAARALGVKRGPITFRHMLPNSLGPVLVQATLVLATSIIDAAALSFLGLGNPDDSSPEWGQMLGKAQDYFDVAPRLAFWPAACIVVVAFGFTLMGESLREALDPKSRR
- a CDS encoding ABC transporter permease subunit, whose protein sequence is MLRYILRRLLQAVLVLFVLSLLLFAWLRSLPGGPVDAMLGERATPENRAAMRKTLGLDDPIPVQYLRFVDNAIHGNFGTSTGVQSGTDAFSLFWQRLPATVELSVFAIIIALATAIPLGYFAAKRHGGLLDTGSVVLSLIGVAVPVFFLGFVLKYFFSIEWHLLPPTGRQSPDLNATRVTNFYVLDGLLTREFDASWDAIKHLILPAIALATIPFAIIFRITRASVLDVLNEDYVRTAEAKGLSRRVIRGRHVLRNAMLPVVTTIGLQVGGLLTGAVLTETVFAFPGLGDALATAFTTRDYPVLQVLILMAALGYVIVNLLVDLAYAVIDPRVRTR
- a CDS encoding ABC transporter substrate-binding protein; this encodes MAVTKPAAAVALVAASALTLSACASSKRSDSNASGGAKGNTNATLNFGAAGAPGTLDPFYASDGETFRVSRQMFQGLTGFKPGTAEVAPALATSWTPSSDGKTWTFKLKTGVKFHDGTPFNADAVCKNFKRMDSQNAAGQQASEYWLTNMGGYNGAKGELYQGCTAKDASTVEIKIARPTSKFPALLGLPAFSMQSPTALDKYKANDIKAQGEGFVYPAYANAHPVGTGPMKFQAYDKTNKTVTLVRNDDYAGDEKPTIAKLVFQIIPDETARKQALSAGTIDGYDLPNPVDWPALKKDDNLEIRPAFNILYLGLNSKVDPNLKDLKVRQALYYAINRDQLVKSLLPSGASVATQFMPKTVAGYNDSLQPYKYDPAKAKQLLSEAGKSGMSITLWYPTEVSRPYMPAPDKIFNAIKANWEAVGIKVTPKPLPWAGGYVTQTQNGKASAYLMGWTGDYDTPDNFLGSFFSDPKGQMTVGAYPWGATFVKDLSDADSIVDESARAAKYETINKQVMEQYLPGLPISSSPPAIVFSKKVSGVTPSPLTDEHLWTAKVDK
- the soxR gene encoding redox-sensitive transcriptional activator SoxR, which gives rise to MDKHDSLTVGAVAERSGFAASALRYYEAQGLISAERNPGGQRRFERSVLRRLAFIRAASNVGLTLEEIRTELDMLPGGRTPTKADWQRITGHWRGRLDEQITALEKLRDGLDSCIGCGCLSLQRCSISNPGDVAGGAEPGAAFLPTLLRRPQPPR